The nucleotide window AACCGCCCGGTCGGCTCCGCAAGCTTCCAGGAATCGGACTGCCCGAAAGCGACTCCACCGAAGAAGAAGTAATCACCTGGAATTGGCGCGCCGCTGTTCATCCTCGGCGCGCAGTTCTGCCAACAGCGCCTGCAAGTAGCGCGAACGCCGGTCCCCGCCCTCCAGACGTCGGCAGCACTCTTCTTCGAGACTCAAATGGTGGGCCTCGGCCGATGCTTTCAGTAATCGATACAGTTGCGCATCGATCTCCAGAGTGACTCTGGGCATGGTTTCCCGCCTCCCTGCACGCATTGATCACTGTTGACCACGCGATAAATCCCTGAATTGCTAGAACGTTGCGTCCTGCCATTGACGCAAAGTTGTCGTGTCACGCCTGTCACTTAGTAAATCAGAGCGCAGGACATACGGCTTGCGTTCAGACGAGCGGTGAGAGCACCTTGCAAATCGTCAATAAGCGGTTGCCAGGAAAGACGTTGCGGCGCAATGATCAAGCCAGCGAAAATCGTTGCGAGGGTCTAAATTCAAAGTGTTCACGTTGATTTTTTCAGGGCAGAAAAGGGGCTGCCCGTTGCGGGTCTTATTGTGCGAACGTTTCTTTCATTCAAGGGATAAACAGAGCCCGTATGGATGGCTCGATTGCAACCGAGTCAGATGGAGCGCCCAGGCATGGGCTTGGGCAGACAGCGACACAAGGGGTGTCGCGGCACCGGCGATTGTTTGGTCGGGCCGAGGGTTCTGTGCAGAAGGAGAAGTTGAATGCCTTACCAACCGAATGACCTCCTGAGCCGTCATTTTCAAGAAAGCGGCCACGACCTCACCAGCAAGGTCGAAGAACAACTCAACCTGGTTTCACCCAACAGCCCCAACATCCCGATTTACCGCGACATGATCCTGACCGTGCTGCGCATGGCCCAGGAAGATCACAACCGCTGGAATGCCAAGATCACCCTGCAAACCTTGCGCGAACTCGAGCATGCCTTCCGTGTGTTGGAGCAGTTCAAGGGGCGACGCAAAGTCACTGTTTTCGGCTCGGCCCGCACCCCCATAGAACACCCGCTGTATGGTCTGGCCCGAGAACTGGGCGCCGCTCTGGCGCGCTCGGACATGATGGTCATCACCGGTGCCGGTGGCGGCATCATGGCGGCGGCCCATGAGGGTGCCGGCCTGGAACACAGCCTGGGATTCAATATCACCCTGCCCTTCGAGCAACACGCCAATCCCACGGTCAATGGCACCGCCAACCTGCTGCCCTTCCACTTTTTCTTTACCCGCAAGCTGTTCTTCGTCAAGGAAGCCGACGCACTGGTCCTGTGCCCAGGCGGTTTTGGCACGCTGGATGAAGCGCTGGAAGTACTGACCCTGATCCAGACCGGCAAAAGCCCGCTGGTACCCGTGGTGCTACTGGATGCGCCGGGCGGCACGTTCTGGCAAGGCGCGCTGGATTTCATTCACCATCAACTGGAGGAAAATCGCTACATCCTGCCGAGCGACATGAAGCTGTTGAGCATGGTCTACAGTGCCGAAGAAGCGGTGGAGCAGATCAACCAGTTTTACAGCAACTTCCACTCCAGCCGCTGGCTCAAGCATCAGTTCGTGATTCGCATGAACCACAAGCTCAGCGACCCGGCACTCGAACACATGCAGCAAGCATTCGCCGACCTGTGCCTGAGCGATCATTTCCATCAACACACCTACAGCGGCGAGGAGCACGACGAAGCGCAGTTCAGCCATCTGGCGCGACTGTCCTTCACCTTCAACGCCCGTGATCACGGCCGTCTGCGGGAATTGGTGGATTACATCAACCTGCCGGAAAACTGGGCCCAGTCCAAACCCCAGGCGCAACAACGCACACGGAAACCGTCCAAGGTAACGTGAGGCAAAAAAAACGGCCCGCTATCGAAATAGCGAGCCGCTTCAGTCAATCGTCCATCCCTCGGCCGCTGAACAAGCGGCTGATCATTTCCATGGAATATCCCCGATAACTCAGGAACCTGCCCTGTTTGGCGCGTTCCCGGGCGTCTATCGGTAAATGCCCGGCAAACTTGCGGCGCCAGGTGTCTTCCAGTTGTTCCTGCCAGTCGATACCACTCTCGCGCAAGGCAAGTTCGATGTCGGTACGTTGCAGGCCGCGCTGGCTCAACTCTTCGCGAATTCGCAAAGGGCCATAGCCGGAACGGGCACGGTAGGAAACGAAGCTCTCGAGGTAACGGGATTCAGACAACAGGCCCTCTTCCGTCAAGCGGTCGAGTGCTGTGTCGATCATTTCAGGGAGGGCGCCGCGCTGACGCAGTTTACGCGTCAGCTCGACTCGACCGTGCTCGCGTCGCGCGAGCAGGTCCATTGCGGTTCGCCGCACCGCGACGAGTGTATCGAGTACGGCGGTCATCGGATCGATCAGATATCAGCGTCAGCCAGGTCGTCAGCAGTCTCTTTGACCGGCGATGCTTTGACATCCGGTGCTGGAGACAGCAATTTGTCGCGCAGCTGCTTCTCAAGTTTCGCGGCGATCTCCGGGTTGTCCGCCAGGAACTTGGCCGAGTTGGCCTTGCCCTGACCGATCTTGGTGCCTTCGTAGGCATACCATGCACCGGATTTCTCGACGAAACCGTGCAGAACACCCAAGTCGATCATCTCACCGTTGAGGTAGATGCCCTTGCCGTAAAGAATCTGGAACTCGGCCTGACGGAACGGCGAAGCCACCTTGTTCTTCACAACCTTGACGCGGGTTTCGCTACCAACGACTTCATCACCTTCTTTCACCGCGCCAGTACGGCGGATGTCCAGACGAACCGAGGCGTAGAACTTCAGCGCGTTACCACCGGTGGTGGTTTCCGGGCTACCGAACATCACGCCGATCTTCATGCGGATCTGGTTGATGAAGATTACCAGGCAGTTGGCGTTCTTGATGTTACCGGTGATTTTACGCAGCGCCTGAGACATCAGACGGGCTTGCAGGCCCACGTGCATGTCGCCCATTTCGCCTTCGATTTCAGCCTTTGGCACCAGAGCGGCCACGGAGTCGACGATGATCACGTCAACCGCGTTGGAACGCACCAGCATGTCGGTGATTTCCAGGGCCTGTTCACCGGTGTCCGGCTGGGAAACCAGCAGGTCATCGACGTTGACGCCCAGTTTGCCAGCGTACTCAGGGTCGAGGGCGTGTTCGGCGTCGACGAAGGCGCAGGTCGCGCCGGCTTTTTGAGCCTGGGCGATCACCGACAGTGTCAGGGTGGTTTTACCGGAGGATTCAGGACCGTAGATTTCAACGATACGGCCTTTTGGCAGGCCGCCAATGCCGAGCGCGATGTCCAGACCCAGAGAGCCCGTGGAAATGGCCGGGATCGCCTGACGGTCCTGATCGCCCATACGCATTACGGCACCCTTGCCGAATTGACGTTCGATCTGACCCAGGGCCGCAGCCAAGGCTTTCTTCTTGTTGTCGTCCATTAAAGTCCTCACGTAATCAATAAGGCCTGACGGCCAACACCTGTATAAGTAGCCAGTATTATTCCACAGCGTTTCAGGATCGCCTACCCCTGATTTGAGATTTCTCCAGCGGCATGCCGCAGCAGCCCCTCTAGCGCGGCCTTCACCGTTTGTCGGCGGACCTCGTCACGGTTACCGGCAAAGTACTGGACCTCGCTGAACACCTGCTCACCGACGCCCCAGGCCAGCCACACCGTACCCACCGGCTTGCCCGGCGAGCCGCCATCCGGCCCCGCCACACCGCTGACCGCCACGGCAAAACGCGCCCGGTTTTTTTCCTGCGCGCCGCGAACCATGGCCTCGACCACCTCGCGACTGACCGCCCCGACGGTTGAAAACAACTCGGCCGGGACATTCAATTGCTGGGTTTTCTGGCGGTTGGAGTAGGTGACATAACCGGCCTCGAACCACGCCGAACTGCCCGGAATGCGGGTAATCGCCTCGCAAATCCCGCCTCCGGTGCAGGACTCGGCGGCAGTGACGTGGGCATTGAGAACCTGCAAGCGCCTGCCAAGTTCAGCGGCCAGCTGAGTGATATCTTTCACGACTCTCTCCTGATCGAGCGGAATGAGGCCTACCGTACACGAGCGGATCGCGCTTGCAAGGTTCGGGATCGATCAAAATGTTAGCGAGCGAGTGCCCTGACATAGGCCTGACAGGCCTGCAAGGCAATCAGTCCGCTGTCGCCGGCGTCGGTGATGGCGATAATTCGTTGAGCATGCGCCGGGTCAAGTCGGGCTCGCGGGGCGCCATGATCCATGCCGCCGGCGCCGGAGGCGGCTGGCACTGCACAGGTTGAGGCAGCGTCATGGGCATCGAGGAGGACTGACAGGCGCACATCAGCAGTGGCAAGACGATCGCGCAGGCGACCTTGATCACGTTCGGCATCGCTAAGCGCTCGATAATGGGTTTGTTCACTGACCGAAAGCCGTTGCTCCAGGGCCAGACGCTTGTCCTGTTCGGCCTGTTGCTCGGTGGCGGCGGCCAGGGTCAGTTGATTAAGGGTCTCGGCGTGCAGCCTGGCCTGCTCCGCCAGTTGCCGGCCGAAGCGCCAATCCTGAAACTGCCAGGCCAGAGCCGCCGAGCAACCGGCCAGCACCAGCATGCCGATCACTCGCCAGGAAATCAGGCCGAAGGCTGGCATAACACCGCCCTCGCCCGCGCCCAGAGTTCCAGGCGATCCTGCAAGCCGTTAAGCCCGCCGTTGATACGGCGAGTGATGCTGTTGAACTGGTCGCGGTCGGCCAGTTCATTCAGGCCGTTCTGCTCCCAGAACCACGCGGCGGACTCAGCCGCCCATTGCGGTTGCTCCAGCAGTTCAGGCAAGGCCAACAGGCGTTCATCGCCGAACAGGCCGAGGCTGCATTGGCGATAATTGTTGCGACCGGTGATCTGGATCAGGCCGCGGCCACGGTATTTTTGACCGTCGCCGTCCGGTTCCGGAGTGTTGCCCAAGCGGGCGGCCAGGGCGCCGGTGTCGTATTTGCTCAGGTATTGAGTGCCGCCCAGTTCACGTACGTACTGCAACTGCCCCGATTCGTGACCGACTTGCGCGAGGAAGGCGGCGATGCGTTTGGGGGTGCTGATGTTGCGGTGAGACATGGCGGTGTTCAGGGCGGAAATGAAAACGCCCGCTTGAGAGCGGGCGTCAGGGAATATGTGTTGCAACTGCGCTGAAGTGAGAGACATGGGTCATGTTCCATTTGCCGTTGTTTTAAACCAGACCGGCGCCAGGGGTTTGCTGAAGTCTTTTGGAAAGTTGGCTAGCGAGGGCCAGTCGCGCAGATCCTGCCGGTAATCCAACAGTTCATGATATTGATCGCTGCTCAAAGTCAACGGAGTGCCGGCAGCTTGCTCATCGCGATCACGGTCGACCAGCCATTGGCTGACGGCCAGTTCCTGGTTCCGCCACGCTCGGGCAACTGTGGCTGGTTCAGGTTCTGCCTCCGGAGCGTCTTCCAGCATGGCGAGCAGTGGCACACCACCACTCGCCAGCCATTGTTGGTATTCATCCCAGAAACGGTGATGCCGAGGCACGGTTGCTCCGTCAGGCAGACGAATGACAGTGGCCGGGTCTTTAGTGAGTTGATAGTGCATAGGGAAAACCTCCTTAAAGCTCGGCATCGGCGGTGGCGTGGATGTAATAAGTCTGAGTAACCAACCCGATATCGGAGTTATCTACCCAGGTGCCGCGAGTCGACACCCCAAGAGGTCGAGCATTAGCCGATGAAACTTCATCGCTCCCCGAACGCCATTGCCCAGCGACCCCCTTCGAAGTAGTGGTAAATAAACTGAGACTTGGAATAGCTCTCTTCTCAACCTTGAAGGTCCACTGAGCCAAGGGCTGTGAGGCAAAGCCCGTTTGCCCCTGTTTCACTGTGGATAACAGTGCACCGTAGGGACCTGTCATGCTTCCAGGCGGCAGATCCTGGCTATAGGTTTTTTCGTAATAACGCTGGCACAACATCAACTCATCGCCAGGGCTACGGAGTTCGAACGGCGTCGACACCCGCCCCTCTTCCAACTGGATCTGTGCCAGGTCTATCACCTGCAAAACATTCAAAGGCAGGTCGAAGGAGAGCCGCAGAAAGTCATTGCCGCTACTTCCCAACGTTTTGCCTGCCAGGGACGGTATTTGAATCGTCGCGCTGTATCGGGTCCAGGAAGTTTTGAGTTGAAAGCTGCCAACCGGCGTCACGGTATCCACACTACCGCCCGCTCCGAAATACTGCGCGACAGTCACATTGATCTGACGCGCCGTGTCGGCCTTGGCCCAGAACGTCAGCGTCGCGGTTTTCCCCGCCAAGGTCCTGACCGACTCGATAGCCTGGGAAATTTTATGCACGCTGGCGCCAACGCCCGCGGTGATTTGTTGCCAACGCAAAAAGTAACGGGGCTCATTGGGTACGTCGACCTGACCTAATGCGAAGTTCTGCCGGGAAATATTCACCCCGGCGTTCCCATTCCAGTCGCAACGAAAACGGTCAGCGATATAGGCACCGGTGTAAGGCCCCAAGTTGACCGTACCGCGCTGCCAGATATCGAAGTTGCCGTTAATCATCAGGTTCTTGCGATAAACCTGCACCGGAAAACTCTGTTGCGGGTCGAGTTTGGCCAACTCTTTAATGGCCAGGCTCAGTTGATCAGTTTGGTTCTCGGAAGGCATCAGCCCCGCGGCGGTGATGGCGTTGAGAATTTCCTGGGTGACGCTATTACCCCAGCTGGCTGGAATCAGGGAGCCAGGAGTTCCTGCTACCGGGTTTTCATCGGCAAATCTACCGTTGACCAGTCCTGCACTGGGGACGCTTTTTGGATAGTCCATTTGATCTACTCAAGTTGAAGGGCATCAACACAGGCAATGTAGTTACTCGGTCGAGCCTGGAACCTGAGGCCAGTCGATCTCTGCAGGAAAGGTTGCTTGCCGCTCAAGGCGATTTAACTCAACGCTGTAGAGTTTCCATTCCATCAATGCCAGTTGCTCATCGTGAGTGGCGTCGCCGATATCTTCGGCGTATTGAAGCGGGGCTATACGCAGGACTGCGTCACGAAGTAGCGCGTCTCGTTTGGTGAACACCTGATTCCTGACATCCGCCAACCGCGCCTGGTCGTCCAACTCCCAGGTGTTATCACGCCAGACATAATACTCACCCGGCCATGGAACCGTGGTAAAGGCGTCAGGCAATTCCCCAAGTTCACTCCAGATCTGCTGAGCCCCGCCCTCTTTGCGATACACCAGACCGCGCCGGTCGATGACTTCGCGCGGGACATTGTTGACCAGTACCCAAGTACGGCCCTGTTCCGGAGGCGGCAATTCAAATGAAAGTTCAACGGCATTACTGGGCAGTTGAATACCGATTCCCGGCGTCACGAAGAACTCCACCGGCCCCGACAAGGCGCCCGAGTTATCAATCAGATAATTAAACATGGACACCTCAGATAAGTTTGATACGGCCGGGATAGGCAATGTTGCGTCCGCGAGTCTCTGATCCGCCGGAAAATCCGGTAGCACCGGCTTGCCAAAGTGAGTAGTTGTTGGAGCCGCCGCCCATCATCTGTGTGCCGTAGGAACCGGCACCCGGCGTTGAGTGGTTGTGAGACTCGATTTGGCCGGCCTGCCAGCTACCCGCCGCACGGCTTGCATCCACCCCACGCGACTCATCAAGAACTCGCACAAACTCACCACGGGCCTCTGGGCTACGGAAGGTCGTGGCGCCGTCGCCCGAGGTCCACATACCCTCCTTACCCGCGCGCAACGCTTCGGTGGTGAGCATCCCCGACGCCTGCGCGTGATCCCAAACCCACGGCCACTCGGTACGATTGAGCAGAGATCCATTGAGCGCACCATATCCACCCGGCATCACCGTCGTAGAGGTCTCAAAAACTGCCCGTCCCAGCGTCGTACCGTCATACCGCCCAACAGGCCACCAGTTACCCAAGGCATCACTGCGCAGATGCCACCAATCGCCCGCCCCCATCAACACCAAAAACGGATAGCCACCCGCTCTCAGATGGGTGTGAAACTTGATGGAATCTGTTTCCGAACAGCGAACGACCAACCGATTACCAGTGTTATCCACCCGTCGCACGATCACATCACGAATCCCCAAACCGGTGTTGGCCACTGGCAGGGTAACGGTGGTGGCCCCAGGGTTTGCATCAATCAGCACCAGACCGAGCTCTTCCGGCGCCAGCAGCTTCGATGCCGCTAGCCGGGTCACCACCGAACGCGTCGGACTGCTCACACCGATAATCGCCTGAATCGCCTTCAACAACTGCCCCGTGTCCGCCTCCAACGGCGCCATCCCGGCGCCAGCCACCACACTCAAGATCTCCTGCGTAACGGCATTGCCCCACACCGCCGGAATCAACGACCCAGGCGAACCGGCGACGGGGTTTTCATCGACAAACTGGCCATTCACCAATCCGACGCTGGGGACGCTTTTTGGATAATCCATACGTCTATCGCTCCTCTGAAATAACAAATGAACCGTGTCGATGCGGTTGTCGGTGCAACCTCACCCACGTTTTTTTTCTGGAAATAAAAAGCCCACATTTAAGCGGGCTTGGGTCAAGCAGAACGAAGGGCTAGCGGCTAGCCGGCCTGACCGCTGGCGAGGTCTCGAATAGCCATCAAGGCCTCATCGCCGACGCTACGGGCCAGATCGATCTTGCCCTTGGCCGCGTGCACGCGGATTTGCGTTTTAGCCTTGAGGCGCAATGTGCGCAGGGTCAGCAGGTTGTCACTCAGCTGTGCGGCATTGCTCAGGATCTGCTCGGCGGCCTGCTTGGCCGTCCGGCCTTTAACGACCCATGCGGATACAGCCAGCGGCACGTCCTTTTTCGGGTAGCCCGCGTCCTGAAAGGCTTGGGCGTCAACGGCGGCCTGGGCATATTCCATGGCTTTGAGTGGATCACCGGCCAGAGCAGCGCGTGCGCTGTCTGCCGCGGCATCAACTTTGGCGCACAGGCGTTCGGTTTCCTGTTGCTCCAGCAGGGCGACTTTCGTGGCGTCCAGTACCCATTGTTCACCGTCCCAGTCATGGATGGCGGAAGGTTGTGCGGGACGCAGACCGTCCTCGAACTGATGAAGCTCTTGAATAACGTTCATCGAATCAACTCCCAGGAAAAACTGACATTGACTGCCGCCACGAAGTTGACCGCGATTCCAGTGACGTAATCAGACACGGGGTGGTTCTTGATCCCCATACTGAACAGCAATTCATCGCTGGCGGCGCTGGTAGAACCGAGCAGGTGCTCGGCCTGGTAGGACTGCCACAGCGAACGTACCTGGTTATGGTCAAAACTGGCGGTCAGCGTCGTGACCGTGACGTCGTTGACAAAGTTGTTGGTGAAGATCACGCACGGCAGCGGAGTCGTCCAACCCGTATCGTGATTGGAGCTGGTGGTCACCGCCGGTGATAGATAGCAATAGTTGCCACCAACCCAACCTGTTGGCGCAAACGCCACCGAGGAAATTTCCGTCGCCGAAGGTGTCGGGTTCCCCACCACCAGACGTGCCGCACGGGCATGGGGATCCAGAGGCAGGTAAACCACACCGTTGCCATTGACGGTTTGCGTCCACGCCAACCGGTTGCGGTTGTAGATCGGCCTGATGACCGGAACGGAACCCGGTGCTCCCGTCATCACCCAGGCAATGCAGATGTCCAGCGGCGTGGACTGAAAACCGCCCCCCGCCCCGCCATTGACAGTGCCCTTCAAACCTTCGGGCGCCGCGTCATAGATCGTTCCTCGCTGCATGTAGAACGTCAGCACACCACCGATCACTTGCGCCCTCAGGAAGTAGCCCGAGCTGGGCAACAGATCCACGCTGCTCCAGGCCGTGGTCATAAATGTACGGGAGCGCCCCAACTGCCCGGCCACGACTTCCTGACCGATACTGATGTACACGCCTGCCGGAATCGAAACCTTGCCACCGTTGGTCGAAACGGCGGCCGGGGTTACCGGCAGACGGGCATCGGCTGTTGCCACCGTCGGCAATGGCAAGGCCGTGAGGGGCAACGCCAGGTCCTGGTTCCAGCCCTTGGCGGTGACCGTCTGAATCGCTTGCAGCAACTGATCGCTTTTCGCCTCATCCGGCGTCAATTCCCCGGCCTTGATGACGTTCACAATCTCCTGCGTCACCCCATTCCCCCAGTCCGCCGGAATCAACGACCCCGGCGTCCCGGTCAACGGGTTTTCATCCACAAACTTCCCATTCACCAACCCGGCGCTGGGCACACTCTTCGGATAATCCATCCCTCTACTCCCTAGTCATAATTGATGTGCACCTTGGTATGCGCCGGTGCGCTGCGGTGGATCAGGCACTCCAGTGCCGAGCCCGGATTCACGCCGAAGCGCTCGCCCCAGTAACTGGCGCCAAAACGCCGCCCTAGCAGCAACCGCCCACCGGTATTGAGCGTCCACATGAACTGTGCTTCCCAGGTGCCCCAGTGCGCCGCACCGAAACGCGAGCGCCCCATGCGCGGGGCTTCCAGTTCGGTGATGGTGGCATTCGGGTAACCCTGGCTTTTGGCGATATCGAGGTAGTAGCCGACGGCCTGGCTGCCGACCGCGAGCAGGCGACGACGTACAGCAAGGCGGCGGTCGTCGAACAGTGGCGTGGCGCCCAGGCACGGGTCGGGCAGGTTCATTACCCGCTCCCAGTCCGGCACCAGTTCGCTGACACCGGCCGGGTCCATTTCATTGAGCAGGTCGGCGGCACGGGCATCGAGGCGCGCCAGTTCCTGGGCGACGCCTTCGAGCACTTCTTCAAGCTCAGGAACTTGTTCAGGGTCCCAGGCCGGCCCGCTGGGCAGCAGGCTGCGCAGTTGGGCGTGGTATTGCGCGGCGGTTCTTATGCCCCCCATACGCAACCTCCGAAGGTCAGCAGTTCGCTTTTGTTGGCGGGGACATCGGCGACGGGCGATGTGAGTGTGTGGTCGTATTCACCACTGGCGCTGCTGATCGCTTCACGGATGTGACTGATCAACAACTTCTGGCCGAGGTCGGCTTCACGGTTATGCAGGTCACGCAATTGCGCTTCGACCGCAGCACGCACCGCCGTGGTGTCGGGGTTCACGGTTAGGCGATAGACGACGGGGACCTGAACCGGCCGCTGCACATGCACCTCGGCGGTGACCGGGCGCAGAGGCTCGATGTAGGCCTGGACTTCAGCCAGTTGTTCGTCGTTCGGCACCGGTTGCAGATCGTCATCACGCATGATGAAAAGGCTGACTGTACCCGGCCCCAACAAACCGCCACGGCACCAGACGCGGGTCACGCCGGGGCACTCCAGAGCCCAGGTTTCATAGTCCTGGGCCGAACCGCCGTGAGGGATGACGCGGTAGGAGCGGATCACCCGCGCACGCAGCGATTCCAGGCTTTCCCTCGCCACACCGCCGCTGAGGCCCGACGCCAGCACGGTGAAGCTATTGCCGACGATACCCGCAATCGGCTGCACCGGAATCAGCGCCAGACCAGCCTCGGCATTGCCCAGGCTGCCAGCCTCGAGCGCGGCGATGGTGGTGGTGTTGAGGCCGTTGCTGGTGGTGCGCGCGGCGGTCACTTTGTAGGTGCGACCGTCGCTCGATTGCAGCAGGGTGTCGACGTCCAGCACGGCACCAGCGCTGGCGGTAAAGCTGACGCTGCCGCTGGCCGCTTGTGCGGCTTTGCGAGGCTGGTTCAGGCGCAGTGCGGCGATCCGTTCCAGGGTCGATTCATCGGCCTTGTCCGGGAGGATCTGCTCGGCGATCCAGTCCAGATAGCCATACAGGCCATAGGCGGCGCCACCGAGGGTGCGGGCCAGCACTTGCGCATCGGACTGGCGCAGCGAATCGCTGGCCAGGTCGCTTTGGGTGCGTTTGATCAGCACCGGCAGCGAAGGGGTTTCAAACGGCATAGATCACCTGCCAACTGTTATCAGGGTTGATGTCCAGGCGCTCGCCGTCGGCCAGGGTCAGGACCGTGCGCAGGTTCAGGCGCTGGGCGTCGAGGCGTTCGCTGATGATGTCGATGGCGCTGCAATGGCCGTCGTCGATCAGCCATTGCAGGGCTTCGCGGGCATAGAATTCGGCGTCCATCTGGGTTTGTCGGGTCAGCTTGACCCGGCGCAGCAGCCACAGCCGCGAACCGATGCGGTCGTCGGCCACCGTCGGAAAGGTGTCGCCCCACCAGCCGAAACGTTCTTCGTCATCGAGGGCATCGTCATCGGCGGCACGGCGCCAGGTGAACAGGCTGATCAGCACTGAACGGGTCAGGGCGGCGTGGAGGTTTTGGCTGATCAACATCACTGCCCTCCTGCCGGTACGCCGGTCTGGCCGTTGCCCGCTTGTACGCCGCTATGCACATGTTTGATCTGGCTGATGCCGCCGGCAATCTGATCGCCCTGGGAGACGATCTTGCCGGTCTGGGTCAGGGTCGGTGTGTCGATGTTCACCGCGCTGCTGGCGCGGATGTTCAGGGTGGAGGTTTCGATGTCGATGATCCGCCCGCGCTTGAAGTGGATTTTGTCGCCTTCATCGGTGTAGATCGCCACTTCGCCAGCGGCCAGGGACTGGAGGCGATAGCGACGGTCGGCGACCACCAGCACGATGGCGTGAGAGCGATCACCGCCCAGGAAGGTGGCGATACCTTCGGCGCCGGCCAGCGGATTGCTGGTGAAACCGTAGGGTTCGAAGTGCTCCATGTCGTCGTTCACTTCACCGGCGGTGAGGCGCATTTGCAGCGATTGAAGTTTGGTGGCCGAGTTGGCGAGCACGACAGTGCCGCGCGCCAGAAGGCGTGTCAGTAGGCTCATGGGTTGTTCTCAAGAGTCGGCGAAACACAGACAAACCTGTGGGAGCGGGCTTGCCCGCGATGGCGGTATGTCAGGCAAAGGAGCGTTGCAGCGAACACCGCTTTCGCGGGCAAGCCCGCTCCCACAGGGTTCGGCGTTGTTCACAGCATTGGCATTCCAGATGCCATTTAGGGTAAGTGTCGAGCTCAGGTTTTCTTCGGGGGCTCGGGATTAGCGTCGAAGGTATGCGGCGGTGCGACTTGCAGGGTGGTGACCGAGCCTTGCGCCGATAGCGAATACGTCACTTTGGAGATCAGCATGTCGTCATCGAACCCCAGCACCGGGTCCTTGACCCTGACCTGCGTGTTATGGCGCCACAGATCGCCGTTCGATTGCCGCCAGCCCTGCACCTGATAGGTGGTGGTTTTGGCCTTGCCCACGCGGGTGGCGCTTTCCCAGTTGGCCCGCTGCAAGGCGAGATCGGGATTGATCTGCATGCCTTCGTTGATCACCGTGACCCGCCGACGCTTGTAGCTCAGGTCGGCGGACACCGATTCAACCTCGCTGACCGCTGCCCCGCTCTTCTTGTCCGTGCCCTTGTGCTGGCCGATGACCCGGTATTCGGAGAACACCTGGCTGTAATCCATCGGCGCGTTAGCCGACAGTATATTTTTCCCCAGCTCCAGCGCATCACTGGCCCGGCCACCGCTACCAGGCTTGGCCAGCACCAACCGGCCCTGGGCATCATCGGTAGAAAACACCCGGAACAATGTCAGCAAGCGGTCGATGGATTGAAACACCGTTTCCCCCGGCACGATGGTGTGACTGCTGAGCCGGGCGGTCTCGGGAATTTCACTGACCACAAAGACCTTGTA belongs to Pseudomonas sp. B21-015 and includes:
- a CDS encoding phage baseplate assembly protein V, yielding MSLLTRLLARGTVVLANSATKLQSLQMRLTAGEVNDDMEHFEPYGFTSNPLAGAEGIATFLGGDRSHAIVLVVADRRYRLQSLAAGEVAIYTDEGDKIHFKRGRIIDIETSTLNIRASSAVNIDTPTLTQTGKIVSQGDQIAGGISQIKHVHSGVQAGNGQTGVPAGGQ
- a CDS encoding YmfQ family protein is translated as MGGIRTAAQYHAQLRSLLPSGPAWDPEQVPELEEVLEGVAQELARLDARAADLLNEMDPAGVSELVPDWERVMNLPDPCLGATPLFDDRRLAVRRRLLAVGSQAVGYYLDIAKSQGYPNATITELEAPRMGRSRFGAAHWGTWEAQFMWTLNTGGRLLLGRRFGASYWGERFGVNPGSALECLIHRSAPAHTKVHINYD
- a CDS encoding phage GP46 family protein, which codes for MLISQNLHAALTRSVLISLFTWRRAADDDALDDEERFGWWGDTFPTVADDRIGSRLWLLRRVKLTRQTQMDAEFYAREALQWLIDDGHCSAIDIISERLDAQRLNLRTVLTLADGERLDINPDNSWQVIYAV
- a CDS encoding tail fiber assembly protein; the protein is MFNYLIDNSGALSGPVEFFVTPGIGIQLPSNAVELSFELPPPEQGRTWVLVNNVPREVIDRRGLVYRKEGGAQQIWSELGELPDAFTTVPWPGEYYVWRDNTWELDDQARLADVRNQVFTKRDALLRDAVLRIAPLQYAEDIGDATHDEQLALMEWKLYSVELNRLERQATFPAEIDWPQVPGSTE
- a CDS encoding phage tail protein, which encodes MDYPKSVPSVGLVNGQFVDENPVAGSPGSLIPAVWGNAVTQEILSVVAGAGMAPLEADTGQLLKAIQAIIGVSSPTRSVVTRLAASKLLAPEELGLVLIDANPGATTVTLPVANTGLGIRDVIVRRVDNTGNRLVVRCSETDSIKFHTHLRAGGYPFLVLMGAGDWWHLRSDALGNWWPVGRYDGTTLGRAVFETSTTVMPGGYGALNGSLLNRTEWPWVWDHAQASGMLTTEALRAGKEGMWTSGDGATTFRSPEARGEFVRVLDESRGVDASRAAGSWQAGQIESHNHSTPGAGSYGTQMMGGGSNNYSLWQAGATGFSGGSETRGRNIAYPGRIKLI
- a CDS encoding phage tail protein — protein: MNVIQELHQFEDGLRPAQPSAIHDWDGEQWVLDATKVALLEQQETERLCAKVDAAADSARAALAGDPLKAMEYAQAAVDAQAFQDAGYPKKDVPLAVSAWVVKGRTAKQAAEQILSNAAQLSDNLLTLRTLRLKAKTQIRVHAAKGKIDLARSVGDEALMAIRDLASGQAG
- a CDS encoding baseplate J/gp47 family protein — translated: MPFETPSLPVLIKRTQSDLASDSLRQSDAQVLARTLGGAAYGLYGYLDWIAEQILPDKADESTLERIAALRLNQPRKAAQAASGSVSFTASAGAVLDVDTLLQSSDGRTYKVTAARTTSNGLNTTTIAALEAGSLGNAEAGLALIPVQPIAGIVGNSFTVLASGLSGGVARESLESLRARVIRSYRVIPHGGSAQDYETWALECPGVTRVWCRGGLLGPGTVSLFIMRDDDLQPVPNDEQLAEVQAYIEPLRPVTAEVHVQRPVQVPVVYRLTVNPDTTAVRAAVEAQLRDLHNREADLGQKLLISHIREAISSASGEYDHTLTSPVADVPANKSELLTFGGCVWGA
- a CDS encoding phage tail protein, whose protein sequence is MDYPKSVPSAGLVNGKFVDENPLTGTPGSLIPADWGNGVTQEIVNVIKAGELTPDEAKSDQLLQAIQTVTAKGWNQDLALPLTALPLPTVATADARLPVTPAAVSTNGGKVSIPAGVYISIGQEVVAGQLGRSRTFMTTAWSSVDLLPSSGYFLRAQVIGGVLTFYMQRGTIYDAAPEGLKGTVNGGAGGGFQSTPLDICIAWVMTGAPGSVPVIRPIYNRNRLAWTQTVNGNGVVYLPLDPHARAARLVVGNPTPSATEISSVAFAPTGWVGGNYCYLSPAVTTSSNHDTGWTTPLPCVIFTNNFVNDVTVTTLTASFDHNQVRSLWQSYQAEHLLGSTSAASDELLFSMGIKNHPVSDYVTGIAVNFVAAVNVSFSWELIR